From a single Parambassis ranga chromosome 2, fParRan2.1, whole genome shotgun sequence genomic region:
- the il15ra gene encoding interleukin-15 receptor subunit alpha isoform X2, with protein sequence MAMGSLRLSVCVMMHLLLGASKPSSGDQNHCPCPKIPQRVLTKPPPETCYEVNSPYRYECLDGYVRKVGTSNLLKCRRDEDKPSYWTSPTLECIPDPRIVTTQPPTSTTNLNPRILTNHPADNTVTTATPTTVQTTRSLSTLASVEGETASTEPNPSGESNTALFCTDKSSVTPPVVQTTKSSTFSTGTTGSSVISTPAPFKGVAEAASATVSLVIVCAVIGIICLLYRRRRSENNKKQLPGEEATPMNVVSPEQQ encoded by the exons ATCAGAACCACTGCCCATGCCCAAAGATTCCTCAGCGGGTTCTCACTAAACCTCCACCGGAGACCTGCTATGAAGTTAATAGCCCTTATCGTTACGAATGTTTGGACGGTTACGTCAGGAAAGTGGGAACCTCAAACTTGTTAAAATGCAGACGGGACGAGGATAAACCTTCTTATTGGACAAGCCCCACGCTTGAATGCATAC CTGACCCAAGGATTGTCACAACACAACCACCAACTAGTACAACAAATC TCAATCCAAGGATACTCACAAATCATCCAGCAGATAACACTGTAACAA CTGCAACTCCCACCACTGTACAGACAACCAGGAGTCTAAGCACATTGGCTTCAGTGGAGGGAGAGACAGCCAGCACAGAGCCGAACCCCTCGG GAGAATCTAACACAGCCTTATTCTGCACAGATAAAAGCTCTGTGACACCCCCTGTGGTCCAGACTACAAAGAGCTCCACATTCTCAACAGGCACTACTGGTTCCTCCGTCATCTCAACTCCTGCCCCTTTTAAAG GAGTTGCTGAAGCAGCCAGTGCCACCGTGTCACTGGTCATCGTTTGTGCTGTAATCGGGATCATCTGCTTGCTGTATCGAAG GAGGAGGTCGGAAAACAATAAGAAACAGCTGCCTGGTGAGGAAGCGACACCCATGAATGTTGTTTCGCCTGAACAGCAGTAA
- the il15ra gene encoding interleukin-15 receptor subunit alpha isoform X3, protein MAMGSLRLSVCVMMHLLLGASKPSSGDQNHCPCPKIPQRVLTKPPPETCYEVNSPYRYECLDGYVRKVGTSNLLKCRRDEDKPSYWTSPTLECIPDPRIVTTQPPTSTTNLNPRILTNHPADNTVTMNSIITTTVTATPTTVQTTRSLSTLASVEGETASTEPNPSDKSSVTPPVVQTTKSSTFSTGTTGSSVISTPAPFKGVAEAASATVSLVIVCAVIGIICLLYRRRRSENNKKQLPGEEATPMNVVSPEQQ, encoded by the exons ATCAGAACCACTGCCCATGCCCAAAGATTCCTCAGCGGGTTCTCACTAAACCTCCACCGGAGACCTGCTATGAAGTTAATAGCCCTTATCGTTACGAATGTTTGGACGGTTACGTCAGGAAAGTGGGAACCTCAAACTTGTTAAAATGCAGACGGGACGAGGATAAACCTTCTTATTGGACAAGCCCCACGCTTGAATGCATAC CTGACCCAAGGATTGTCACAACACAACCACCAACTAGTACAACAAATC TCAATCCAAGGATACTCACAAATCATCCAGCAGATAACACTGTAACAA tgAACTCCATCATTACCACCACAGTCA CTGCAACTCCCACCACTGTACAGACAACCAGGAGTCTAAGCACATTGGCTTCAGTGGAGGGAGAGACAGCCAGCACAGAGCCGAACCCCTCGG ATAAAAGCTCTGTGACACCCCCTGTGGTCCAGACTACAAAGAGCTCCACATTCTCAACAGGCACTACTGGTTCCTCCGTCATCTCAACTCCTGCCCCTTTTAAAG GAGTTGCTGAAGCAGCCAGTGCCACCGTGTCACTGGTCATCGTTTGTGCTGTAATCGGGATCATCTGCTTGCTGTATCGAAG GAGGAGGTCGGAAAACAATAAGAAACAGCTGCCTGGTGAGGAAGCGACACCCATGAATGTTGTTTCGCCTGAACAGCAGTAA
- the il15ra gene encoding interleukin-15 receptor subunit alpha isoform X1, whose product MAMGSLRLSVCVMMHLLLGASKPSSGDQNHCPCPKIPQRVLTKPPPETCYEVNSPYRYECLDGYVRKVGTSNLLKCRRDEDKPSYWTSPTLECIPDPRIVTTQPPTSTTNLNPRILTNHPADNTVTMNSIITTTVTATPTTVQTTRSLSTLASVEGETASTEPNPSGESNTALFCTDKSSVTPPVVQTTKSSTFSTGTTGSSVISTPAPFKGVAEAASATVSLVIVCAVIGIICLLYRRRRSENNKKQLPGEEATPMNVVSPEQQ is encoded by the exons ATCAGAACCACTGCCCATGCCCAAAGATTCCTCAGCGGGTTCTCACTAAACCTCCACCGGAGACCTGCTATGAAGTTAATAGCCCTTATCGTTACGAATGTTTGGACGGTTACGTCAGGAAAGTGGGAACCTCAAACTTGTTAAAATGCAGACGGGACGAGGATAAACCTTCTTATTGGACAAGCCCCACGCTTGAATGCATAC CTGACCCAAGGATTGTCACAACACAACCACCAACTAGTACAACAAATC TCAATCCAAGGATACTCACAAATCATCCAGCAGATAACACTGTAACAA tgAACTCCATCATTACCACCACAGTCA CTGCAACTCCCACCACTGTACAGACAACCAGGAGTCTAAGCACATTGGCTTCAGTGGAGGGAGAGACAGCCAGCACAGAGCCGAACCCCTCGG GAGAATCTAACACAGCCTTATTCTGCACAGATAAAAGCTCTGTGACACCCCCTGTGGTCCAGACTACAAAGAGCTCCACATTCTCAACAGGCACTACTGGTTCCTCCGTCATCTCAACTCCTGCCCCTTTTAAAG GAGTTGCTGAAGCAGCCAGTGCCACCGTGTCACTGGTCATCGTTTGTGCTGTAATCGGGATCATCTGCTTGCTGTATCGAAG GAGGAGGTCGGAAAACAATAAGAAACAGCTGCCTGGTGAGGAAGCGACACCCATGAATGTTGTTTCGCCTGAACAGCAGTAA